Proteins from a single region of Runella sp. SP2:
- a CDS encoding glycosyltransferase has product MLKVLINAYACSPHMGSEPGMAWNWCIHLAKYCELHVITEGEFRDKIEAELPKLPQAKNLHFYYNPVPERVREMCWNQGDWRFYKYYQDWQWKTYQIALGIVQQTPIGIIHQLNMIGFREPGYLWKIEQIPFVWGPIGGLKQFPIRYLTSGSLKIVMYFILKNCLNILQVKYNKRIRLAFQSSSILVSSIPNSYVAIKKYIGKDSILIPETGCYPSNSVPFDRFDKSDFNVLWVGKFDFRKQLHLALEALALSNNKRVILNIFGTGNERTLMKYQKLCDNLGISEQVIWHGVKSNEIILSIMRSAQLLFFTSVSEDTSTVVLEALSNQLPVLCFDTCGFGAIIDEKVGIKISLTNPSQSVHDFAQALNYLESNRDILKELSANCVARQRELSWDNKALQMVNLYQECLSKTSSKSEEIA; this is encoded by the coding sequence GAACCTGGTATGGCGTGGAATTGGTGTATTCATTTAGCTAAGTATTGTGAGTTACACGTTATTACAGAAGGGGAATTCAGAGACAAAATAGAAGCAGAACTACCCAAGTTACCTCAAGCCAAAAACCTCCACTTTTATTACAACCCTGTACCTGAACGAGTTAGAGAGATGTGCTGGAACCAAGGGGATTGGCGGTTTTACAAGTACTATCAAGATTGGCAATGGAAAACGTATCAAATTGCGTTGGGAATCGTCCAGCAAACCCCCATTGGCATTATTCATCAGCTCAATATGATTGGATTTAGGGAGCCTGGTTACTTATGGAAAATTGAGCAAATTCCGTTCGTTTGGGGGCCTATAGGAGGATTAAAACAATTTCCTATACGCTACCTGACAAGTGGTAGCTTGAAAATTGTGATGTATTTTATTCTTAAAAATTGTCTAAATATACTCCAAGTAAAATATAATAAAAGAATTAGGTTAGCATTTCAAAGTTCTTCTATTTTGGTTAGTTCAATTCCTAACTCTTATGTTGCAATTAAAAAGTATATTGGTAAAGACTCTATTTTAATCCCTGAAACGGGTTGTTATCCTAGTAATAGTGTTCCATTTGATCGATTTGATAAATCAGACTTTAATGTTCTTTGGGTTGGAAAATTTGATTTTAGAAAGCAACTCCATTTAGCTTTAGAAGCTCTTGCCTTATCAAATAACAAAAGAGTTATACTCAATATTTTTGGTACAGGTAACGAGCGTACTCTTATGAAGTACCAAAAGCTTTGTGATAATTTAGGAATTTCTGAGCAGGTTATATGGCATGGTGTAAAATCAAATGAGATTATTTTATCTATAATGAGGAGTGCTCAGCTGCTATTTTTTACAAGTGTAAGTGAAGATACCTCTACGGTGGTTTTAGAAGCATTAAGTAACCAACTACCAGTTTTATGTTTTGATACTTGTGGATTTGGAGCTATTATTGATGAAAAAGTAGGAATTAAAATAAGCTTAACAAACCCCAGTCAATCGGTACACGACTTTGCTCAGGCACTCAATTATTTAGAAAGCAACAGAGACATTTTAAAAGAACTTTCAGCCAACTGTGTAGCACGCCAGCGCGAACTCTCATGGGATAACAAAGCGCTTCAGATGGTGAATCTTTATCAAGAATGTTTGTCTAAAACTTCCTCAAAATCAGAAGAAATAGCCTAA
- a CDS encoding WecB/TagA/CpsF family glycosyltransferase has protein sequence MLMQQTRLLTIPLNLGGYSHFVDSIFELATKRTSSYVCVANVHTCVESYRNKDFSNAIAQADMVTPDGMPLNLALRWLYQLKQERIAGPDLMPVLLRESEKRKLKVFFYGCTQEVLDTIKEKCRVDFPQLEIAGMISPPYRGLTNEEVLSYQQTINDSGANLVLVSLGCPKQERWMASMKGKIDAVMIGVGAAFPMMAGVERRAPRWMQRICLEWLFRMLCNPRRLFKRYVVTNTYFLYLLLLEKFRLSLFSPPITPQRRIVEYYI, from the coding sequence ATGCTAATGCAACAAACTCGGTTGTTGACCATACCCCTTAACCTTGGGGGGTATTCTCATTTTGTAGATTCTATTTTTGAGCTAGCTACCAAACGCACGTCATCGTACGTATGCGTGGCCAACGTTCATACCTGTGTGGAATCGTACCGCAACAAGGACTTTTCCAACGCCATTGCCCAAGCGGACATGGTCACGCCCGATGGAATGCCGCTCAATTTGGCGCTTCGGTGGTTGTACCAACTGAAACAAGAACGAATTGCGGGACCTGATTTGATGCCCGTGCTCCTGCGTGAATCCGAAAAAAGGAAATTGAAGGTCTTTTTTTACGGTTGTACCCAAGAAGTGCTTGACACAATCAAAGAAAAATGCCGCGTTGACTTCCCTCAACTCGAAATTGCGGGCATGATTTCTCCGCCTTATCGGGGGCTCACCAACGAAGAAGTGCTTTCGTACCAGCAAACCATCAACGATTCGGGGGCCAACCTTGTGCTGGTGTCGTTGGGTTGCCCCAAACAAGAACGCTGGATGGCGAGTATGAAAGGAAAAATTGACGCCGTTATGATTGGGGTAGGGGCGGCCTTCCCGATGATGGCAGGGGTTGAGCGCCGTGCTCCCCGTTGGATGCAACGCATTTGTTTGGAGTGGCTATTTCGTATGCTGTGCAATCCCCGTCGTTTGTTTAAACGGTACGTTGTAACCAACACCTATTTCCTCTATTTACTCCTGCTCGAAAAATTTCGTCTTAGCCTTTTTAGTCCTCCCATTACTCCCCAACGCCGTATCGTCGAATATTACATTTAA
- a CDS encoding YjbH domain-containing protein: MKMVENGSNKYIIGVLVLLLFSLRLFSQTNLSGKPGLLYTPSALELKDGDFQFGYNYNPIHYGLIGAKKNPEQVWYARLTLIPRFEISISLLQMLNSKYRDVSQIQGIGDRSMDFRYLILRETPKRPSLTVIMTAPFIIHGPMLTHVLVATKNFTLTDSWKLETSIGYGSPYYIYRAVSNNSNSTFLKGFVLQKKSTNNFKNHYLEGPFGGAILHFRKKAGLMVEYDSQHINVGGYVTFFKKWTLQAGLLNGDQVMFGTSLNTNLLKSLTFLKKK; the protein is encoded by the coding sequence ATGAAAATGGTTGAGAATGGGAGCAACAAGTACATCATTGGTGTGCTTGTTCTGCTCCTATTTTCTCTTCGCCTTTTTTCCCAAACCAACTTGTCTGGGAAGCCTGGGTTATTATATACTCCTTCAGCTCTAGAACTGAAAGACGGTGATTTTCAGTTTGGGTACAACTACAACCCTATTCATTACGGTTTGATTGGGGCAAAGAAAAATCCAGAACAAGTGTGGTATGCACGGCTAACCCTCATACCTCGTTTTGAAATTTCTATTTCGTTGCTCCAAATGCTTAACTCTAAATACCGAGATGTGAGTCAAATTCAAGGAATCGGGGATCGTTCCATGGATTTTCGTTATCTTATTTTGCGTGAGACGCCCAAGAGACCTTCACTAACAGTCATCATGACGGCTCCATTTATTATTCATGGTCCTATGCTCACCCACGTTTTAGTTGCCACCAAAAACTTCACATTGACCGATTCTTGGAAACTTGAAACGAGTATCGGTTATGGAAGTCCGTATTACATTTACCGAGCAGTGTCCAATAACTCTAACTCAACGTTTTTAAAAGGGTTCGTTTTACAAAAAAAGAGCACCAATAATTTTAAAAACCACTACCTCGAAGGCCCCTTCGGAGGTGCTATCCTTCATTTTAGGAAAAAAGCGGGTCTTATGGTCGAGTATGACTCACAGCACATCAACGTCGGAGGGTACGTTACCTTTTTTAAAAAATGGACGCTACAAGCAGGTCTGCTCAACGGTGATCAAGTGATGTTTGGCACGTCGCTGAATACCAATCTTTTAAAATCCCTCACTTTTCTCAAAAAGAAGTAA